One stretch of Euphorbia lathyris chromosome 7, ddEupLath1.1, whole genome shotgun sequence DNA includes these proteins:
- the LOC136200844 gene encoding putative laccase-9, with amino-acid sequence MGWLLNLMIGFVGFSGLLISMAEAERHYYTFEITEKNFTRLCETKKAMVVNESIPGPVLYVNKGDTAYINVINNGDRKVTIHWHGVKQPRNPWFDGPEFITQCGIKPGNNFTYEVIFSDEEGTLWWHAHSDWTRNTIHGAIVIYPEPGTTYPFPQPDGEEILVFGSWYTYDVNARVDYDLEIGFDVPMSDSYTINSQPGDFCNCSKDFTYRWQVEYGKTYHIRIINGVMNTQNFFAIAGHNFTVVNMDAAYVKPFVADYLMIAPGQTMEILLKADQPPSHYYMAMRQFNSGKESFTVFDKTNVTAILEYKGNYTPPASPSFPSDTLPSFLDLIAGAAFRYQLKSLTNQDVPNNITTSMYITASQNQILFNQTEVITWLATSLNNISWQNPKIDVLQAYYYNLSGLYTEDFPDMPETFYDFVAEDLQINTTQPVLATKLKVVEYGEEVEMVFQSSNVLNASEDHPMHLHGHSFYVVGSGFGNFDFVEDPKNYNLVDPPYVNTATVPKNGWATIRFRALNPGVWMWHCHLDKHLTMGMATVMIVKNGGTPETTMRKPPAYMPECDGEAPLRLIKADYPSPNFAQS; translated from the exons atgGGTTGGCTTTTAAATCTTATGATAGGGTTTGTGGGTTTCAGTGGATTGCTCATTTCCATGGCTGAAGCTGAGCGTCATTACTACACTTTTGAA ATAACAGAGAAGAATTTTACAAGATTGTGCGAGACAAAGAAAGCAATGGTTGTGAATGAAAGTATTCCTGGACCTGTGCTTTATGTTAATAAGGGAGATACTGCCTACATCAATGTCATTAACAATGGAGATAGAAAAGTCACCATTCACTG GCATGGAGTGAAGCAGCCAAGGAATCCATGGTTTGATGGACCAGAATTCATAACACAATGTGGAATTAAGCCTGGTAATAACTTCACATATGAAGTTATATTTTCTGATGAAGAAGGTACTCTTTGGTGGCACGCTCATAGTGATTGGACTAGAAACACTATTCATGGAGCCATTGTCATTTACCCTGAACCAGGAACCACCTATCCATTCCCTCAACCTGATGGAGAAGAAATTCTTGTATTTG GGTCCTGGTACACCTATGATGTAAATGCAAGGGTTGACTATGATCTTGAAATTGGATTTGATGTACCTATGTCAGATTCTTATACCATAAACAGCCAACCAGGCGACTTCTGCAATTGCTCCAAAG ATTTCACATACCGTTGGCAAGTTGAATATGGAAAGACATATCATATTCGTATAATAAACGGAGTAATGAATACACAAAATTTCTTCGCAATTGCGGGGCACAACTTCACAGTTGTAAATATGGATGCTGCATATGTAAAACCCTTCGTTGCGGACTACTTGATGATAGCTCCAGGACAAACCATGGAAATTCTTTTGAAGGCAGATCAGCCTCCTAGCCATTACTACATGGCCATGAGGCAATTCAACTCAGGCAAAGAATCTTTCACAGTATTTGACAAAACAAATGTTACTGCTATTCTTGAATATAAAGGCAACTATACTCCTCCTGCTTCCCCTTCTTTCCCATCTGATACTCTTCCAAGTTTCTTAGATCTTATAGCCGGAGCTGCATTCAGATATCAATTAAAGAGCCTTACAAATCAAGATGTGCCTAATAACATTACCACTAGTATGTATATTACTGCTTCTCAGAACCAAATCCTTTTCAACCAGACCGAAGTTATCACCTGGCTTGCTACAAGTTTGAACAATATCAGCTGGCAGAATCCCAAGATAGATGTTCTTCAAGCCTACTACTA CAACTTAAGTGGTTTGTATACCGAAGACTTTCCTGACATGCCGGAGACGTTTTATGATTTTGTCGCTGAAGACTTACAGATAAACACGACGCAACCTGTCTTGGCGACTAAATTGAAGGTGGTGGAGTACGGAGAAGAAGTGGAAATGGTGTTTCAATCATCTAATGTACTAAATGCATCAGAGGATCATCCAATGCATCTCCATGGACACAGCTTCTACGTTGTTGGATCAGGGTTTGGCAATTTCGACTTCGTTGAGGATCCTAAAAATTACAACTTGGTTGATCCTCCTTATGTCAACACTGCTACAGTTCCCAAAAATGGATGGGCTACCATTAGATTCAGGGCCCTCAATCCTG GAGTATGGATGTGGCACTGTCACTTGGATAAGCATCTAACGATGGGAATGGCGACGGTAATGATAGTGAAGAATGGTGGAACTCCAGAAACAACAATGAGGAAACCACCAGCATATATGCCAGAATGTGATGGAGAAGCTC